GTGATGCTACCTGGTCGAACCACacttatcttttttaaatatatatatatatatatatatatatatatatatttccctaTCAGATATTTCATTATTcctttatatttatgttttttggcTTACGTAAAAGCACAATTTAGTGTGTTAGGTGGGATTGAGACATCCATCAAATCTAATTTGGGTCTAAAGCAAGATTATCCCGTGGATTTGGCGGAGCCTTGTAGGTTTTATACTCTTTATAGATTAATGGTTTTTAATCGTAATGCTCTGAAGAATCCAAAGGAAGACTACGAgcgtagttatatatatatatatgaatcaagaTTGCCACTTTTCACGCAACCATGTCATTGTCTAAAATTTCAGACAGCCCGACCATGGTAGGCTAGTAgtaattcaataattttttttttttattgaccttaatattaaaaagaaaaattgcttTGAAGATGAAAGGTTTGGTACCATTTATAATTAGTAATTCAATAGCTAGACaggaaaaatagatttattttcatcttatagTGATTAATGATTTTTTCCATTACTTCTCTTTGGACTTTTCTACTAAATtcctttataattttattatgaattttaCAATAAAGAAATAAGACTATTCATTTGATTGTAGGTTTTGACCCACTCTTCAATCTACGATCCAATTTAACCTGAGTATGGAGAGCCAATCATAATTTCTATCACCGATGGCGATCAATTagcaataaaaaacaaaaagggtgTGAGcataattatttatctatttttaaatgAGCATGGGTTTTTACATCTTCAAGCTTTGGGTAATTTTCGAGTACAAAAATCACTAACTCAAAAGTTGCAATATGAATCATCTTAATGATCAGAATTAAATGAAATTCATGTTATTCGTCTAGCTAGCTAATTGGAGCAAGCGATGATATGTTATAGTATTATAGTTTGAGAAATCATGCACGTatcaaagtaaaaataatatttgaagggTAAAATCTATATTTCTCCCGTCAGTTCtttcattcaattttcaacCTAATCCGGAGACTATCTAAAAGATCGCTTACCGAGGCCGCCCTTCTTTGATCTTCCATCTCCTGAGTTTCATCCTCTTCTTCGTCACATGGTTGGTCAGCTTGACGGTAGTACTCCTCAAACTCTTATACTTTTCCTTCTTGTTTCTGACGCCCTTTTTAACTTTGAAGGTACAAAAATCCACGTGGCATTCATCTGCTTGTTGATCACACGTGCCGCATAGTAGGGGATCTTTGCACGCTTGGAGGAGTACTTCCCAGACTTCAAGTTCAAGTAGTCACTGACAAACGCTAAGCAGTCCATCAAGCTCTCTTTAGCCAATCCTTTCATGTCGTAAGCCTGCGATCTCCTCCACAGGCTCTTACAGTTAGGAGTCACCGCActagagagacagagagctCGAGTTGCGTCACTTATGGCTGCGTCTGGGTTCCTCAGTAGTAAGAAGCATTGAGCTCTATTGCTATAGAGAAcaactctctcttttctcatcCTTATTGGACACAAATTCAAAGCCTCTGAGTACTGCATCTTAGCCTTTGCAATGTCCCCTGACCAAAACCCTACATTTCCATCCCTTTTAAGCTTTCCTACCAAGAGCTTTCTCTCCCTAATTTCTTGTTTGGACATCagcttctcttcctttttcctttcaaCCTTCAAGTCCCATATTTCTCCTAATGCTTTCTCAGCTCTTTTGCTCTTCAACTTTAAATTACCAtacttgatcttatgatagTCTTGTAAGAGTGCCTGAGTGATTGTGTCTCCTAGCTTTGGTCTTCCTCCAGTATCTCCAAGTTCGACAAGATCGACAAGAATTGGAGCTGCAATATCTATAACGTTATATCTTGTATCTGGGTCTTTAAGAATTAGCAAGAGACAATCAATGGCCGTGTACTGACAGTCATCCGAGGATCTTGAAACGCTGCAAAGACTCTCTGTGACTTCTTTCAAATCTGCTACacttcttcttccaatttttgTCTGACAAAGAGTTCTAATGAGTCCTATTCCTCCAGGCGAGGCCCGAATTGCAAAACCTCCCCACATTCCACGCAAATCCTTCAAGAATTCTTTCTTGCAGATTAAACTGAGACATCTTTCTTTGCATGCAAAGCAGTTGAGGAGAAAAAG
Above is a genomic segment from Juglans microcarpa x Juglans regia isolate MS1-56 chromosome 1D, Jm3101_v1.0, whole genome shotgun sequence containing:
- the LOC121248620 gene encoding uncharacterized protein LOC121248620, with product MESLCPHKTTAKNTNHFAQPTCTNILCFFCTLINEPDPSLRRVKISKFFEEMPLREDPEHILSLSGLWNIAMIQTDDPEFPSLGIFECMAKLILKGINDRHWLLKDQNIYIPYYAAHIIGSYTMKNDQFAENAINSGVIFPLMELLRGKITWVEKRVAVRALGHLASHERTFEAIAAHEVEIVELTMRIASTCLDEVYDKFVGVRDSKRLKYHSDLLTRGLGGLELENRKAEEWASQLQCWSLFLLNCFACKERCLSLICKKEFLKDLRGMWGGFAIRASPGGIGLIRTLCQTKIGRRSVADLKEVTESLCSVSRSSDDCQYTAIDCLLLILKDPDTRYNVIDIAAPILVDLVELGDTGGRPKLGDTITQALLQDYHKIKYGNLKLKSKRAEKALGEIWDLKVERKKEEKLMSKQEIRERKLLVGKLKRDGNVGFWSGDIAKAKMQYSEALNLCPIRMRKERVVLYSNRAQCFLLLRNPDAAISDATRALCLSSAVTPNCKSLWRRSQAYDMKGLAKESLMDCLAFVSDYLNLKSGKYSSKRAKIPYYAARVINKQMNATWIFVPSKLKRASETRRKSIRV